The Hyalangium minutum genomic sequence TTCTGGGGAGTCTCCTCCCCCTTCGCCCAGCTGGGAGCGGCAGTCATGCCGGTGGATACCTCGGGCCAGCCGCGGACCCAGGCTTGGGCGGCCTATGCGCGCGCGTGCGCGGAGGGACTCCCCTGGGAGGTGCGCGACGAGTGTTGGATCGACGCCCACATGCGTGACGTGGCTGGGGCCCGGGAGGCGGGGCTCGAGGCCGCCTTCCTCACCGAGGCACGGGCGCACGCGGAGGAGCCCCTGTGGCGGCTGCTCGTGCAGCACCTGGAGATGACGTTGGGAGCGCGCCTGTTCGATCAGCCAGCACTTGCCGGGGCGGTGCCAGGAGAGACCGCCATCGCCCACGGCATGGCTCTCGCGCTCGGGAGGTTGCTGCGTGCGGGCTGGAGCCTGCTGCGCCATTACGCGTGGGCCACAGCGCGGGGCCTGCTCAGCCCTCGGGGAGCGCGGCACGCGGGGTTGCTCGGCGATCGGCAGGTGGCGTGGGTGCTGCTCTCCAGCTTCCTCACCGCATGGACGGCCGCACGGGTCTACCGGCGGGGAGTACGCATGCTGCATCGCGGCCAGCAGGTAGCTTGCACCGATGGCTGGCCGCTCCTGGCTGCAACCCTGAGAGCGGACGTAAGCCAAGTGGACCCACGAGTCGTCCGCTTCTACTCCAACCCTGGGGCCTACGCGGTGCGAGCATCGGTAGATCTGCGGGGATGGGGCGCACGCCTCCTCGCCTGGATCGCCATCCGGCTCCTCGGCCAAGGAGTGTTCGACTGTGGTGCAAGGACATTCCCTGCGCGCTTCCGCACCTTCCGTCGTGCCGATGGCTCCATGCACTTCATCCGAGAGCTGTACTGCGACGGGCTGCTGAGGGTGTTCGACTCGGACTTCGTTGTGAGGAACGGCACCCTCTACGAGGTCTTCATCGAACAGGGTCTGGAGGTGGAGTTGGAGGTGCGTGCACTCGAGAGAGGCGGCGTATCGATTCGTGGTCGGCGCGTGCGCTGGCGGGGGTTGCCACTGCCTACCTTTGGGCTGGGAGTCGAGTTCCGCGCATTCCCAGATGGGAACGGAGCGGAGTGCGTCAGCATCACCGGGCTGCTGCTGCGGGAGGCGCGCGCGGGCGCACAGACACCACCCCAGGTACTGGGGATTCTTCGCTATCAGGCCTCGCATGAGTCCAAGGATAGGATTTGTGTTGACAAAACGTAGGCGGATGGAGTACACGTCTACACATTCGCCGCTGATAAAGCTGCGAACAGCGCGCAGAGTTCGCCCACCTTGGGGGTCGCGCTTTACAAAACTACCCTCTAAGCAGTGGAAGGTGGGCCGTCTCGCACGCAGGTGCGGAACGGCCTTCGTGCTTCTACGGCCGATGAGTGGGCGTTGCAGTCCCGTCGGAGCTGTAACCGTTCAACCGCCGAGCCTTTAGCCCTTCAGTGGGCAGGGAGAAGCACATGTGCAGCCACACCGGTAGTTCCTCGCAGCTCACGCCGTTGCAGCCGTTATCCAACTCCCAGCAGGGTTCCTTGCCCATAGACAAGCAGTGGGATTTCGAGCTGCAAGTCGCAGTCGCTAGACGCGGTGGTTCTGGGGAGCGACAGTGCTGGAAAAAACTCTATGAGGATGCGTACAAGTACGCGAAAAGTGGGCATTGGAGTCTGGCTGCTGCCAACTTCCAAGCGGCCTGCAACGCTCTGACGGTGGGTACAGAGGCGGATGCCGGTAGCAACGAACCGCCTCATCCATACATGATCATGCCCGTCCTCGGGCTCGCATACATTGTTGACAAGGTCAACGGCGGACATAACCCCTTGGAAGTACACCGCCGTCTGGTCCTCCTCTGTTTCCGCCTCATGCCTCTCTTCGCAGCTTGGGAGGAACTCGATGCCAAGCAGCATCGGCGTGATTTGCAACAGATTGCGCGTGAGATTGCTGAGACGAAAGAGCGTCTGGAACTGGCGCAACAGAGTCTTGAGCCCAATCAGCGCTTCGGGCCTGACACCGAAACCTCGAAGAAGCACGTCCGTGAGATTGCAGAGAAGTTGTTGAATCGCTTGGACGAGGCGAGAAAACAAGATGTTCCGCTCTCAAGCCTACAGACTGACCCGCGCATGAACGAGTAGCGCCCCTCCGGGGCGAAGTGAGCCGGGCTGATGAGCGCCCGGCTCCGTCTCTCCGCCACAGCTTTAAGACCAGCGAGCGGCCTCAACTCACCTCATGGCGCAAGACAGACAGGGAGGACTCACCGGAAGGCGTCCACGACGTAGGCCGCCGCAGTAGAGCCATCGAGGATCGCCATCCCGGGCTTGGACTCGGGGAGTTTGCGCATCTGGTCGTAGCTGAGCCGGGCTACCGCGCAGATAGGGATTTTCTCACTGTCCGGCGGATGCGCCTCATACCACCGGACAACCACCTGCGTGCCGGCCGTCCAAACCTGCCCGTACAAGCGAGTCGTTGCTTCAAGCGTGCCGAGTTCGTCCTTGAGCATGCTCTCAATCGGCCCGTCGTACAGGGTAATGCGCCGCGCGCTGATCTGGTTGGCGTCGAGTTCCACCCAAGCAGCATCCCCAACGTGCATTCTCAGGTAGCGCATCGCCTTCTTGGCTTCCTCCGGGCATTCCTGCGGCCCCGGCGTGCCGTCGGGTCGCAGCGACAATCCCCCGGCTGTGGTGCAGCTGAAAGACGTGGCGACAAAGATTCCCGAGCAGAACACAAGGGCTTTGAGGGCGGACATGCGGGGCGGTTCTACTGACGAATAAGCGAGGCTTCCAGTACCGCAGCCACCTGGAGGAGACCATCTCCACGGAAGATCTGAAGGGCAAGATCGGTCATGCCGCCGTCCTTCGTCTCGAACGCGCTCTTGTCCACGACTACCGCGATCTTCCCAGTCTGCCCAGGAGCAATGGTGGACCGATCCAAGCGGAGCGCAAAGGGCCGTGCCGTAAAGCTGGTGTAGTCACGGGTCACAAAGGCACCATCGAAGCTCCACGGTTCGCCGGAGTCGCCGTAGTAGGTGTTCGAGAGGTGAACCAAGACCGCTGCCTTTCCAGGCCCTGAGAAGAGCTCGACCGCGATGTCCATGTCCTCGTTTTTCGAGCGCCAAAATTTCTCTCGGCGGAACGGCGTCTTCTTCTGCTGACCGTTGGCAAGCAGCGTCGCATAGGCGTGATCAATGGAGCTCTCTTCCTCCCTGAGCCGCTGGTTCTCCTCTCGAAGCTTGCGCTCCTTTTTCAGGGAGTCATAGAGGGCCGACACCACCGCGTTGTAGCTGTCGGGATCCTTGAACACGTTGACCTGATGGTCCGTCCATCCCCACTTCTCGAAACTCCGCGGCTTCACGATGAACGGAATCTCGGTCCCGTCCACGAGCGTGACGAGCAAGGGAACCATCTCATCGCGGTAGAGTTCCCGGAGCGGCTCGATGACCACCTTCTTGCTCCCTACGAGCAGCGGCTCGAACCGCCCCTCCCAAGCCAACAGCTTCGTCTTCAATGGATCAACGTCCTGCTCGAAGCGGAGGACGGTGGCCACCTGACCAGAGACGTAGACAGTGCTCGTTGAGTTCTCTGGGTGCTCCGAGATCTTCTCGGTTCGGATGACTCCCTTGTCGTAGGGGTCCCGGGCCATTGCCACGCAGGGCACGAGCATCACAAGCAGGACACACCGGCAGGGTAGCAAGTCGCGCATCACGCACCCAACGTACTAGGATGGGTGAACGGCACACAACCTCCACCATCGCAGGCGCTGCATGGGACACTTCTGACGCCGGAGGGTTGGTCGGAATCGAGGGTCCGGGCCGGTCAGTAGGATGGTTCCCTGCGCGCCCTCTGCCGAGGAATCACCGGTCGTCAGGGCTCACTGGTGAGCCTTGGCCGCCGAGGGCTTCTCCCGGGCGTTCGGTCGTCAGGGCTCACTGGTGAGCCTTGGCCGCCGGGAGCTTCTCTAGGGCGTCTGGTCGTCAGGGCTCACCGGTGAGCCTTGGCCGCTCGCTCTACCCTGTCGTGTGTGGATTCTGCTCACCCGTGGCAGCTCAGGAGTTGACCAGGCCCTCCTCACTCCTCGTTTTCGGACGGTCCCCTCTCTTGATTAGGGTAGCCCCACCCCCATGAGTGCCTCCAAGCGCCGCCGCGTCCTGGACATCATCGCCACGGACAACACCTTCGAGCGCACCGACTTCCGGGGCCGCGAGGTCTGGCTCGGAAAGTGCCTACACTGCAACGCCCACCTCATGGTGGACCTGAACGGCGACCCCATCAGCCGGGCCACCATCGAGCACATCATCCCCCGCACCCATGGGGGAACCGATGCCCTGGAGAACCTCGGGCTGGCCTGTGCTCGGTGCAACCAGGGCAAGGGCTCCCGGCATGACCCCCGCTATAATAAGGATGCGCGCGCCCAGGAGCTGGTCGCCCGCCTCCAAGCCCGCCGCCGTGAGCGTTGGCGGATCCCCGAGGCCCCGGACTCCGAGGACTGAGGGCCGCTCTCTCATGGGCCGCATCACCCCGGCTGCTGCCCTCTGTTCCTTTGGACATGGCGCGGGCCCTGATCCGGCGCCGGTTCACCGCCACTTGGGACTCGTAGAAGAGAACGTCATCGCCAGGGCCCCCACGGCCGCGCCCTGCTAACCGCGCTGTGGTATTTGCGCAACTGCACGGGTGGGGCGCGCAACGAAAGAAGGTTGACAGTCAGGAGTTGATGGTCGATGGTCGCGCGCCGCGTTGGGACGGGAGCAGGAGGAGGGACCCGCCCGCGGCATCTCTCTTAGGGATTCGGGTCGTCGACTTTGATCGTGATTGCCATGCCTTGCGTGCGCTCCAAGCGTCGCCGTGACAGCTCCGATGCGGTGCGGCCCCCTCTTTTCCTGACCTCCGACGTCCTCCGCCCCAACGGAACGCTTTCCTCCTTGTCGCATTCCCCTGCTGTCCCCTGCTTGCCCCTGGTCCTGGTATGAGCGGCCCACTCTTTCCTCGCTGGACGAACACGGTCTCGCGGTTCTCCGCCGCGGGTCTCCTCGCCGTGCCCGCAATCGCCATCGGTGGCCTGATGGCTTACGTACGCTCGCCGTACGGCACGAACATGCAGCGCCCCTACGAGCAGCCGATCGAGTTCGACCACCGCCACCACGCCGGTGACGAGCAGATCGACTGTCGCTACTGTCACTGGTCGGTGGAGAAGTCGCCCTCGGCGGGCATCCCCTCCACCACCGTGTGCATGAGCTGCCACGCGCAGATCTGGAACAAGAGCCCGTACCTCACCGAGGTGCGCAAGGCCTTCTTCGCGGACCAGCCCATCCCCTGGGTGCGCGTCCACAACCTGCCGGACTTCGTCTACTTCAACCACGCCATCCACGTGAACAAGGGCGTCGGCTGCGTGAGCTGCCACGGCCGCGTGGACGAGATGGCGGCCATTGAGCAGAAGAAGCCCCTCACCATGGGCTGGTGCCTGGAGTGCCACCGCGATCCGAAGTCGCAGCTGCGGCCGCTCGAGTACATCACCAGCATGACCTGGACCCCGCCTGCTGACCCCAAAGAGGCTGCCGCCCTCGGGGAGAAGCTGGCGCAGGACTACGACGTTCACTCGCGGACGAGCTGCTCCACATGCCACCGATGAACCCGAAGAACGCCAGCGCTCCGTCGCAGGACACCCCCGCCTCCTTCGCGCTCCCGGTCGTCTCCGGCCAGGCCGCGGCGGCCGAGGCGCACGACCCCTCCCACCCGCACGACCACGACGAGGTCGGTGCGGCGCTGGACCACGCGGCCCAAACGGGCGGGTCCACCGAGAACGGGTACGGCAAGACGTACTGGCGCAGCCTCGAGGAGCGCCTGGGCAAGCCCGAGTACCTGGAGACGGTGGGCCCCGAGTTCCCCGAGGGCGCGGACCTGCCGCCCACCGGCGTGGCCCGCCGCGAGTTCATGCAGTTGATCGGCGCCTCGCTGGCGCTGGCCGGCGCCACCGCTTGCACCACCCGCCCGTCGGATGAGCGGATGGTGCCCTTCACCAAGACGCCGCCCGAGCTGACCCCGGGCAACCCGCTGCACTACGCGTCGGGGATGACGTTCGCCGGCCACACCTCCGGCCTGCTCATCACCGCCCGTGAGGGCCGCCCCGTCAAGGTCGAGGGCAACCCGCAGCACCCGGTGAACCAGGGTGCCGCCGGCGTCTTCGAGCAGGCCTTCCTGCTCTCCTTGTATGACCCGCAGCGCGCCCGCGTGCTGCGCCAGGGCAAGGCGCCGCGCTCGGTGCGCACCT encodes the following:
- a CDS encoding DUF4166 domain-containing protein, yielding MSMLALGTETAWEGPEPAELAEARAYSPEASAQELAAFVFRQRNCRQSLAAMESFYRAHPCRMSRVHLLAASAVTLGRFWGVSSPFAQLGAAVMPVDTSGQPRTQAWAAYARACAEGLPWEVRDECWIDAHMRDVAGAREAGLEAAFLTEARAHAEEPLWRLLVQHLEMTLGARLFDQPALAGAVPGETAIAHGMALALGRLLRAGWSLLRHYAWATARGLLSPRGARHAGLLGDRQVAWVLLSSFLTAWTAARVYRRGVRMLHRGQQVACTDGWPLLAATLRADVSQVDPRVVRFYSNPGAYAVRASVDLRGWGARLLAWIAIRLLGQGVFDCGARTFPARFRTFRRADGSMHFIRELYCDGLLRVFDSDFVVRNGTLYEVFIEQGLEVELEVRALERGGVSIRGRRVRWRGLPLPTFGLGVEFRAFPDGNGAECVSITGLLLREARAGAQTPPQVLGILRYQASHESKDRICVDKT
- a CDS encoding DUF2381 family protein, which translates into the protein MRDLLPCRCVLLVMLVPCVAMARDPYDKGVIRTEKISEHPENSTSTVYVSGQVATVLRFEQDVDPLKTKLLAWEGRFEPLLVGSKKVVIEPLRELYRDEMVPLLVTLVDGTEIPFIVKPRSFEKWGWTDHQVNVFKDPDSYNAVVSALYDSLKKERKLREENQRLREEESSIDHAYATLLANGQQKKTPFRREKFWRSKNEDMDIAVELFSGPGKAAVLVHLSNTYYGDSGEPWSFDGAFVTRDYTSFTARPFALRLDRSTIAPGQTGKIAVVVDKSAFETKDGGMTDLALQIFRGDGLLQVAAVLEASLIRQ
- a CDS encoding HNH endonuclease; this translates as MSASKRRRVLDIIATDNTFERTDFRGREVWLGKCLHCNAHLMVDLNGDPISRATIEHIIPRTHGGTDALENLGLACARCNQGKGSRHDPRYNKDARAQELVARLQARRRERWRIPEAPDSED
- a CDS encoding cytochrome c3 family protein, with protein sequence MSGPLFPRWTNTVSRFSAAGLLAVPAIAIGGLMAYVRSPYGTNMQRPYEQPIEFDHRHHAGDEQIDCRYCHWSVEKSPSAGIPSTTVCMSCHAQIWNKSPYLTEVRKAFFADQPIPWVRVHNLPDFVYFNHAIHVNKGVGCVSCHGRVDEMAAIEQKKPLTMGWCLECHRDPKSQLRPLEYITSMTWTPPADPKEAAALGEKLAQDYDVHSRTSCSTCHR